In Pectinophora gossypiella chromosome 5, ilPecGoss1.1, whole genome shotgun sequence, a genomic segment contains:
- the LOC126366793 gene encoding endocuticle structural glycoprotein ABD-5-like yields the protein MKLAIVLCLVAAVAAAPQRGGNYYSDYRTIQLQRYDNDNIGVGPYSFSYEQSDGHKHQEQGELRNEGREDESLAVKGSYQWVGPDGVTYTVTYIADENGFQPEIEQGPGGAVPGAVVASLLG from the exons ATGAAATTG GCGATAGTCCTTTGCCTggtggcggcggtggcggctGCTCCTCAGAGAGGAGGCAACTACTACTCTGATTATAGAACCATACAGCTCCAGCGATACGACAATGACAACATCGGCGTCGGACCTTACAGCTTTAG CTACGAGCAGTCAGATGGCCACAAGCACCAAGAGCAGGGAGAGTTGAGGAATGAGGGTCGTGAAGATGAGTCTCTGGCTGTGAAGGGAAGTTACCAGTGGGTGGGCCCTGACGGTGTCACCTACACTGTCACATACATCGCTGACGAAAACGGTTTCCAACCAGAAATCGAGCAAGGTCCCGGCGGCGCGGTCCCTGGAGCCGTTGTCGCTAGTCTTCTCGGCTAA
- the LOC126366799 gene encoding endocuticle structural protein SgAbd-6-like: MKLLVVFALIAAAWAAPQNPQDVQILRYDINNGGLDGYNFAWELSDGSKQQETGQLKNQGTENEAIAVQGSYSWVGPDGVTYTVNYIADENGFQPQIEQGPGGAVPSAVVASLLG, encoded by the exons ATGAAACTG TTGGTGGTGTTCGCCTTGATTGCCGCTGCGTGGGCCGCGCCGCAGAACCCGCAGGATGTGCAGATCCTGCGTTATGATATCAACAATGGAGGACTCGACGGCTACAATTTCGC GTGGGAGCTCTCAGACGGCAGCAAGCAGCAGGAAACAGGTCAGCTGAAGAACCAGGGCACTGAGAACGAGGCCATCGCTGTCCAGGGATCGTACTCGTGGGTGGGCCCTGACGGCGTCACCTACACCGTCAACTACATAGCTGACGAGAACGGCTTCCAGCCTCAAATCGAGCAGGGCCCTGGAGGTGCCGTACCATCCGCCGTCGTCGCCTCCCTCCTCGGCTAA